CAGGGCAGGGCCAGCACCTCGAAGCGGGCCGGTGGCGTCCACCCTCCGGCCGCGGCGACGAAGCGCTTCAGGGCCGCCGCCCAACCCCGGCCGCCGTCGTCGGTGGCCTCCTCGAGGGTCAGCGCCACCAGATCGGTGCCCCGGCTCCAGGCGCTGGCATCGGTCGATCGGCCGTCTCGCTCCAGCACCCGCTCGGCGTAGCGCGCGCTCGCCGGACGGGCACGGACGGAATCCGTCGGCGCCGGAAGCGGGGGCGCCGCCACGGTTCCCGTGCGAGCGGCCGCGTGCATCCGGGCCAGGTCGCCGATCACCGGCAACTGCGGATCGCCGTTGCCCACGACCGCGTTGCGCACCGCGACGGGCGTGACGATCACGGTCCAGCCGACCACCACCCACAACAGGGTCCACGCGAAGCCCCGGCGCCGGAACCGGTTGCTGGTGGCGGGAAGCCATGCGACGGCAGCGATCGCCCAGAGCAGACCACCCCCGCTGAACAGGGTGAGCAGTCCGGCGTACAGACCGATCCGCAGGGCGAGCTTCGGCTCGCGCCGACGCGCGGTGCGCATCATCGCGCCGGCCACCAGGATCGCCAACGCCGCCTGCCATCCCTCGACGCCGGGCACCTCGAACACGGCCACTGCGGGCGCGGCCACCGCCCACAGCCCGGCCCCCAGCACCGCGGCGTCGAAATCGAGCCAGCGTTCGCCGAGCCGCAGGAGCGTGATCACCACGATCGCCGTGGCCACCAGCTCGACGACGAGCAGGAACAGCCACTGCCGGTTCAGGACCTCGCTGATCGCGAGGATCAGATCGGGCAGAGGTGGATCGATCCACGGCCACCGCGGCGACAGGAGGAAGTCGGGCAGAGAGACCGGCGCGTCGGGAGCCGACTCGCCGGAACGCAACTGGGTGAGAACGCGGAGTCCACCCGCGAGCAGAACGAGCGCGAGCGTCGTCACGACCCGCGTGCTCGACGACACGGCTCCGGCCTGGAGCTCCTGCGCGCGCATGGGCGCCTTTCGTCGGTGTCGCTCCCGGTCCTGCCGGGAGCTGCGATCAGTAGGCCCGGGCGAACACCACGCGCTGTTCACTGGGCTCGCCGGTGACCATGCACCGGCCCGGCTCGGCGTCCGCGGGATCGAGCGGCTGCAGCGGGATGCACCGGATGGTGGCCTTGGTCTCCTGCTGGATCCGTTCCTCGGTCTCTCCGGTGCCGTCCCAGTGGGCCAGGATGAATCCGCCCTCGCTGTCGAGACACTCCTCGAACTCGTCGTAGGTGTCCACGCGGTGGGTGTTGGCGTTGCGGAAGTCGAGCGCGCGCTGGTAGACGTCACGCTGCACGGTCTCGAGCAGGCCCTTCGCCTCGGCCACGAGGACTTCGACCTTCTTCTGTTCCTTGGTCCCGGTGGCCCGGTTGGCCAGGCGCACCTCGCCCTTCGCCACGTCCTTCGGGCCGACCTCGACGCGCAGGGGCACGCCCTTCAGCTCCCACTCGGCGAACTTGAAGCCGGGGCGCATCTGGTCGCGGTCGTCGAGCTTCGTGCGTACGCCCACGTCCTTCAGGCGCTGCTCGATCGCAACGGCTGCCTCGACCACGGTCGACCGTTCCTCGTCACCCTTGTAGATCGGCACCACCACGGCCTGCACCGGGGCGATCCGCGGCGGGAGCACCAGGCCGGCGTCGTCGCCGTGCGCCATCACGAGTGCGCCGATCAGGCGCGTGGACACCCCCCAGCTCGTGGCCCACACGAACTCGCGTTCGCCCTCGGCGTTGTTGAAGGTCACGTCGAAGGCCTTCGCGAAGTTCTGACCGAGGTTGTGCGACGTGCCGGCCTGCAGGGCCTTCTTGTCGCCCATGAGGGCTTCGATGCAGTAGGTGCGCACCGCGCCTGCGAACTTCTCGCGATCGGTCTTCAGACCGGTGAGCACGGGCATGGCCATGAAGTCCTCGGCAAAGGTACGGTAGACCTCGAGCATGCGTAGGGTCTCCTCCTGCGCCTCCTCGGCCGTGGCGTGGGCCGTGTGACCTTCCTGCCAGAGGAACTCGGTGGTGCGCAGGAACAGACGCGTGCGCAGCTCCCAGCGCATGACGTTCGCCCACTGGTTGAGCAGGATCGGCAGGTCACGGTAGCTGCTGATCCACTTGCGCAGGGAGTCCCAGATGATGGTTTCGCTGGTCGGGCGGATCACGTAGGGCTCTTCGAGTTCCTTGCCGCCGGCGTGTGTGACCACGGCCAGCTCCGGTGCGAAGCCCTCGACGTGCTCGGCTTCCTTGTTGATGAAGTTCTGCGGGATCAACAGTGGGAAGTAGGCGTTGACGTGTCCCGTCTCCTTGAACATGCGATCGAGCTCGCCCTGCATGTTCTCCCACAGCGCATAGCCGTAGGGCTTGATGATCATACAGCCCTTCACCGGCGCGTAGTCGGCCAGGTCGCCGCGCTGGACGACCTCCTGGTACCAGCGAGGATAGTCTGCGGACTGTTTGGTGAGCCAGTCGGCCATGGCGACCTCGGGATGTCGGACGGAGAGGCGGGAACGGAACGTCGCCGCACGCCGGATCCGGCGCGCGGCGAACGGCGAAGGTAGCACGCGGACGGGGGCCCGGCAACGGCCCCGCGACGAGGGTCAGACGCAGCCGTCGATGGCCCGGGCCAGGTCGAAGTCGAGCTCGGTGAGCCCCCCGGCATCGTGGGTGGACAGCGCGATCTCGACGCCGTTGTACACGTTGCTCCAGTCCGGGTGGTGGTCGCGCTTCTCGGCGTGCAGGGCCACGCGGCTCATGAAGCCGAAGGCAGCGGTGAAATCGTCGAAGCGGAAGCTCCGGCGGATGGTGTCGCCGTCGCGGGACCATTCGGGAACGGTCTCCAGGGCCTTCGCGATGGCGGCGTCGTCGAGCTTGCTCGGGCGGGGCATGGCGGCCTCCGTGCGGGGGATGTTCGTGCGCACTTCCTAAGCCGTGCTGCGGTGACCCGCCACGAGAACGGGGCGGATCCCGACGGACCCGCCCCTCCCCGGCAACCAACGGGGGATTCCCGAGTCTACTGTGCCATGAGCATCTTCTGGGTCGAGGCGAAGTCCTCGGACCGCATACGCGCGAAGTACACCCCGCTGGCCACGGTCCGTCCGCTGGTGTCGCGTCCGTCCCAGACCACCTCGTGATGGCCCGCGGGCATGGGCTCGTCGACCAGTGTGACCACGGCCCGACCGCGGGCGTCGTACACGCGCAATTGCACCGGGGCGGTACGCGGCACCGCGAAGCGGATCAGGGTCCGCGGGTTGAAGGGGTTCGGCACGTTGCGCTCGAGCGCGAAGGTGGTGGGTCCGCGCAGGTCGGCCGGCACATCGGTCGCCACCGCGTTCCACGTGAAGCCGGCCGCGACCAGGGCGTTCTGACCGTCGGGGTTCTCGACGACCACGTCCCACGTGCCGCGGTCGGCGGGCTCGGCCGTGAAGGTGGCGAGCACGCGATCGGTGTCGAGCCACTCGACCTCGGTCGCCTCGATCGCCGGATCGCCCGAGCGGATCATCCGTACCGTGGCACCGTGGGCGATCCGATCGGCTCCCTCGAGCGCGACCGTGATCGTCGAGCCGTCGGCCTGCGCCGTGGCCGGCTGGACGCCCGCGAACACCGGTGCCGGATTTCCGGCCCGCCACGCGACCTGCACGGTATCGCCGACGTCGTTCATGCTCAGGATGGAGATCGCCGTGGGCATCCCGTCGTTCGACCCGGTGCCGGGAGTGGTCGAGCCGTCGAAACTCGACAACAGGCCCGGCCACGGATCTCCCTCGTCACCGCGGTTCGCGGATCCCAGGGCGAGCAGGTTGTAGGCACCGTCGGCCTCCTCCACCACGATGCCACGGGCGGCGGCATCGTCGGTCCCACCGCTGTTGCCGTACCGCGACTTCATCACCGCGTCGTCCACGTGGTAGATCAGCAGGCCCTCGGCCTTGAGATTCACGTCGAATCCACGACGGCGGCGGTTCTCCACGAGCCAGTACTCGTCGACCGGATTGTCGGTCTCGTTGCGCGGGCAGTACCACCCCTCGCGATGTTCCTCGAAGTCGGCCGCGTACGACTCGCCCCCACCGACGACCGAGACCTCGTCGAAGGCGAAGGCCGCGCAGCTCGACGCGTAGGCACCGTCCTCGTTCGAGAAGGCCGTGTCCGACCGGAAGCGGAACTTCACGCGGTAGTCGACCGGGCCGGAGCCGAGCAGAGCGGTGAGATCGTGCGTAGCGGTTCCGCTGCTCGTCCAGTCGTAGACGTCGAGCTGGGCCTCCACACCGTCGACCTCCACGATCGCGAAGACGAAGTCGAAGCCTCCTTCGGTGTCGACGGCGTAGTCGTAGCTCAGCGTCACCGGGCCGTTGCCGTCGTAGTGGAAGTCACGCGCCACCGTCTCGACCCAGCGATTGCCGTAGCCCTTCGGCTCGACCCATCCACGAGCGGTGCTCTCGTCGAGAGTCGCCCCCAGGGCCATGGATGCGTCTCCGGCGATCGCGCAGTCGGTCCGGACCCGCCAGCGGTCGTGGTCGAAGGGCAAGCGGTACACGGTGTCCGAATCGAACACCGGCGCGACGTCGGTCACGACGGGCTCGGGGCCGATGTCGATCACGTCCACCCAGCCGAGCTCGGCCTTGGTCCACGCGCTCATGTGCGCGGGAGACTCGGGGCGGTTCCAGTTCCCCGACGCCATCAGGCACCAGTGGCCCACGCCGTTGGCGCCACCGCCGTTCGTGTCGTAGAGATCGGGAAGGCCGAAGGCGTGGCCGAACTCGTGGCAGAACACGCCGATCTGGATCATGTCGACTCCGTTGCAGTCGAGCCCGGGCTGCATGACGTAGTCGTCGATGACGATCGGTTCGCCGCTCGGTGAGAGGTCGTTGGTCTGCAGGGGCACCTGGGCCCACGCCGGGTACCGCCAGCGATGGCTCCAGATGTGCGGATTGTCGCCACCGCACTCCCCCCCGAAGGCGGGGTGCACGAAGGCCACGAAGTCGACCCGACCGTCGTCGTCACCGCTGTTGGGGATTCCGTCGGGACCGTCGTTGTCGAACTGACCGAAGTCCACGGTGGCATCGTGCGCGGTGATCGTCTCGGCGATCAGTTCTCCGATCTTCGCGTCGGCCGGACTCAGCCCGTTCGACGCGCCGGCGTAGTAGCTCTCGTCCTCGTTCAACTGCGTCCAGCCGATCACCTGTCCGCCGACACTCGCGCGACCACCGCTGATCTCATGGTAGAAGTCGGTGAGGCTGGCCCCCTGGGCGTCGAACAGGCGCTGCTCGAGGTCCGCGGGATTCCAGGGCACGGTGTCGGTGTCCGCGAAGCTCACGGTGAACACGGGCACCGAGTAGTTCCCGCTGACCGCGGTCTGCGCTCCACGGGCCAGGGCGCCGTCGGCCAGCGCTGCCCGCGCCGCCGCCGCGCGCTCGGCCACCCCGATCCAGGCGTGGCCGAAGGAGAAGGCGCGGGGGTCCCGCTCCATGAGCTCCCGCGCGGCGGGAGGCAGCTCGACACCGGGTCGAGGCGCGCACAACTGCGCCATCGAACCCGACGACTGGGTCAGGATCGTCAGCAGAACCGCGAATGTGGTGGCGATGACGGGCCGTCGCATGGAGCCTCCGGAAACTTCGGGACCTGACGACGAACACACACCGACCGAGGCACTGCACAGAACTGCAGTCGGCGCGCCACACGTCGCGTTCCGGGTCGCGGTCGAACACGGAACGGGGCTTCGGAGACGGGGGCCATGGGGGTTCTACTGTCCCAACAGGCGTGCGTCTAGATTCGCACACGAAGGGTGGCCGTGACCAGTGTCAGTCGAGCGTCGTCCTCTTCGTCCCGGTGTGATTCCGGCTCGTCGCTCAGGAACAGTTCGACCGATGTCGAAGCGCTGATCCGGTAGCTGGCCAGTACAGTGCTTCTCAGGAACCAGTAGTCACTGTACAGGTCCAGGCCGCCACCGAGGGGCTCGCGGTAGTCCCGATGCCCCAGTTCCTCGCTCACCGACAGGAAGAGACGGTCTCCGCCGAAGCCGTCGAACGAGACCACCAGGCTCGGCTGGACGTACTCGTCCTCGTTGGGCGCGGGGGCACTCAGCCAGCTCAGACGAGGCTCCACGCTCCACTCCCAGGTGCTCCAGCGGCGCGCGACGGCGACGCCCGTCCGGCCCAGGGCGAGGTCGTAGTACGCATCGCGGCTCTCGTCGTAGTCCAGCCACTCCATGGCGGAGCGCCATCGCAGCTCCCAGTCCTCGTCGACTCGCAGGCGCACCTCGGGCTCGACCACCAGATTCAGCAGCGAGCTGCGCTGTTCCTCGTCGTCGTACACGCGGCGCTCGATCCAGTGCACCAGAGCCAGTCGCCAGGGCCCGGCCGTGTCGTGGGACCATTCGGCGAGCCCGAACCACCGGTCGTAGGCGAAGAGCGCCGGTCCCACCTCCTGTCCTTCTTCCGAGGTCGACGCGAAGTCGTCGACCGATCGACGACCGAGACCGATCTCCAGATCGAGCCACTGGCCCAGGCCTCCCCGCAGCTGACTCGTGAGGGCGAGATCGAAGCGTTCGTTGTCGATCTCGAACTCACCGGGATCCTCGTAGCGCGTCACCCGGCCTCGAGTGCGCAGACCGACTTCCCAGCCCTGGTGGGCCGCCCAACGCCAGTGCGCACGGAGCCGTCCTTCGCCGACGTCCGAGCTCAGCGCGTAGTCGGTGTCGTCGCGGAAGCGACGCCCCTCGAAGTCCAACTGGAGGTCGAGGCGTTGGACCTCGTCGCGCAGATCCACGTCGAAGGTCGCGTCGCCACGCCAGGTGTCGGTGCCGGCCGAGAAACGGGTGCGGAGGTCGGCGCCGCGATCACGGTCGCCCACCCGCAGTCCGAACTCCGCGGCACCGCGCAGCTCGGTGAACACGTCGGTCTCGGTGCGCAGCGTGCTCTCGTCGCTGAGCAGCGACTCGCTGGCGAACTCGGTCAGGCGGTAGATCTGGGCGAAGCTGTCGACGCCGAACTCGAAGGTCGCACGGGGCTGCCACCGCACCTCGGCCGGGACCTCCGACGCGGCCAACGTGGTCAGCAGGAACAAGGGCAGGATCGGGCGCACGTCGACACGGGGCGGGAAGGGGGCCCTCCCGCCGAACCCCGGTCGGCGGGAAGCCGTGGACACGACCTCGTGGCGCGTCGAGGTCTAGCCGCGGCCTCGGCCGACCTGGCGTTGCAGCCGGGCCAGCAGATCGGCGGCGGCGCGGATGTGCTGCTGGGCACGTGACTCGTCGTCGTCCTCCAGTGCCCGTCGGGCCCTGTCCCGCGCCTCGGCCGCCTGCCGCAGGAGACGGACGGCGGGATCGGGGAGGTCGTTCCCGAAGCGATCGCGGATCCGTTCGATCTGGGCATCGAGGCGGTCCAGGGCTCGCTCGGTGCGGCTGCCGGCCCGCGAGCCGGACCGCTCGGCTTCGTCCATCACGCGACGGGCGGTCAGGATCTGCTGCGCGCTCTCCCGTGGGCGACCGTTGCGGAGGGCGACCGCGGCGCGTTCGAGCAGACGTTCGAGGATCTTCGCCTCGGCCTCGGCCACGAGTCCCCCACCGCGCATGCGCTCGAACCGCTCCCGTGCCCGCTGCAGCGATGCCGCCACCCGCTCGGTGTCCGGGGCATCGCCCTCACGCTCGCGCAGCGTCTGCAGCACGGTCAGCGCGTTCTGGGCCAACCGCAGCGCCTGTTCGAAGCGACCGTCGCGCCACTGGAACCCCGCGCGATCGATGAGTTGCGCAGCCTGCGCCCGGAGACGCTCGTCGCCACCGTCGGCGCGTTCGAGCTGCTGCCGCGCGCGCTCCAGGGTGCGCCGCGCGTTCTCCTCCTGGCTCAGGTCCTCCCTCAACTGACGAGCCGCCCGCGTGGTCAGGTCCCGCGCACGCAGCGTGAAGGTGAGACTGTTGCGCAGGTGCAGGTTCGCCTGCGGGCTCAGGGCGGTGTCGCCGGACTCGCGGAAGGCGTCCTCGGCCGCGCGCAGGGCCTCCTTGGCCCGCACCTGGATCCGCCGCGCCTGGTCCACGAGCTCTCGGACAGCAGGGAGGTTCGACTGCGTGGCGCGCCCGTTGATCTCGACCCACAGGTCCTGGGTGCGCTCGAGTTCACGCTCTACCCTGCTGTGGCGCTCCAGGAATCCCCGGAACTCGAAGCTCTGCGCGTCGGACGACCCCGCGGATCCCACGAGGACCACGACGCACGCGACCAGCGACAGCGTCCGGGACGCGATCCGGCGGGAGGAGAGGCAGCGGTGATGGTGTCGTCGGCGGACCATGATGAACCTCGTCGGGTGATCCCCAGGTACATCGAAGGGGGATGCACGGTCCGTTCCCGGCGCCGGAAGCGTCCGGACCCGGCCCGGCCGAGGTGACAAATCCTTCGTCGGCAACAGTTTGCGGGATGCACCGCCCGGGATCAACGTCGGGGAAGGTCGAGCGGACGGGCTCACGGTGTCCCTCAGCGTACAAGCGTGTCCCCTGGGGGGCGCCCCGATGCGGATCAGGTCCCCGGATCGTCGATCGGAATCCTCAGCCGCTCCATCCTCGAGTAGAGGGCACGCCGGGTCAGGCCGAGCATCTCGGCCGCCTGGGTCTTGTTTCCCGCGGCCCGCCGCAGGGCGAGACGGATCAGACGACGCTCGTGCTCCTCGAGGTTCAGGTCGACGGGCTCGTCGCCGACCTTCGCACCCGATCCGCGCGAACGCGGGAGCACCACGTGTTCGGGCCGAAGCGCCGTGTCGCCGGCGAGGATGTGCGCACGCTCGAGCGTGTTGCGCAGCTCGCGGACGTTTCCGGGCCACGAGTGCGCCCGCAGCGCTCGGAGCACTTCCGGCGAGAGTCGCTCGTCACGTCGGCCGAGATCGGTCATCAGGCGCGCGGCGACGATCTCGATGTCTTCGAGTCGATCGCGCAGCGCCGGCAGGTCGACCGGGAACACGTTGAAGCGGTAGTAGAGATCCTCGCGGAAGTCGCCGTCGTCGATCAACCGCTCGAGGTCCTTGTTCGTGGCCGCCACGATCCGCACGTCGACCTCGATCTCGCTGCGCCCCCCCACGGGGATGAACTTCCGTTCCTCGAGCGCACGCAGAAGCTTGCTCTGCACGCCGGCATTCGCCTCGCCGAGCTCGTCGAGGAAGATCGTCCCACCGTGCGCGAGCTCGAAGAACCCCTTCTTGTCCTGGTCGGCGCCCGTGAAGGCCCCCTTGGTGTAACCGAACAACTCGCTCTCGAGCAGCGAATCGGGGATCGCCGCGCAGTTCACCGGCACGAAGGGCCCGCCGGCGCGCTGGCTGTGCCGGTGGATGGCCTTGGCGCACAGCTCCTTGCCCGTGCCGCTCTCGCCGCGGATGAGCACCGTGGCGTCGGTGGGCGCCACGCGGAGGATCAACTCCTTCACCTGGTGCATGGCCGGACTCTCGCCGACCATGTCCCACTTCTCGGCCGTGCGTGTGTGCAGTTCGCGCTGACGCGCCTGCGCCGTCTTCATCTCGCTCTGCTGCACGAGCCGATCGGCGAGCAGGTTCAGCTCGTCGAGGTCGACCGGTTTGTTCAGGTAGTGCGCCGCACCGGCCTTCATCGCCGCGACCGCGGTCTCGACCTCACCGTAGGCGGTCATCATGACCACGGCCGTCTGCGGCCGACCGGCCTTGATGCGCTGCAGGAGTTCCATGCCGTCGATCGGGTCCATCCGGTGGTCGGTGAACACGATGTCGGCGGGGGCTTCGTCCAGTTCCGCGAGGGCCTGGCGGCCGTTCGCAGCGGTGCGGACGTCGTGTCCGCGTCGGCCGAGGGATCGCGCGACCACGTCGCACATGCGCTGTTCGTCGTCCACCACCAGGATCCGGGCCACGTCAGTCCTCCTGCGCGACGTCGACCGAGCGGACGTCGTCGGGGACGGGAAGATCCACCGTGAAGGTACTGCCCCGTCCGGGTTCGGTCTCGAGCTCGATCCGGCCCCCGTGGTCCTCGACGATCCGCTGGACCACGTGGAGTCCGAGTCCCGAACCCTTCTCCTTGCTGGTGACGAAGGGCTCGAAGATATCCTGCGCCCGTGCAGGGTCCATGCCGGTGCCGGTGTCCCGCACATGCAGCGCGACGCGACCGTCCACCGAGTCGAGTCGCAGGTCGAGCGTACCACCCTCGGGCATGGCCTGCACCGCGTTCAGTACGAGGTTCAGGACGACCTGTTGCAGACGGCGTGGATCGGCCCACAGCGCCAGCCGATCGACGGAGTCCAGGTTGGACCTCACCGCCACCCCCGCGCTCTGCAGGTCGCGCTCGACCAACTTCAGCGTCCGTCGTACCAGCCGCACCAGATCCACGGTCTCGGGGCGAAGGGGCGCGTCCCTGGCGAACTCGAGGTAACCGGTCAGCGTCTCGTTCAGTCGATCGACCTCTTCGGGAATGTAGCGGACGAGGTCGCTGTCGACGCCGGCATCGTCGAGTTCCTCGCGCAACAACTGCGCGGTGTTCTTGATGATCCCCAGGGGATTCCGGATCTCGTGGGCGATTCCCGCCGCCATTCGGCCCATCGCACCCAGTTGTTCGCTGCGTGCCAGGGCCGCGTGCGCACGGGCGAGCCGCTGGGCGTAGAACAGATACACGGCGACCGCCGTCGTCAGGAGCACCACGAGAGCGACACCGACGAACACCAGGGTTCCCCGCAGCGTGCGCAGGGTGTCGAAGAAGTCCGGAGCGGCGTGGACCGCGACGTGGCCGAGCAATTCCGCCTCGGAGCCACCGGAATCCAGGATCGGCCAGAACGCCGCCTTCAGGTACTCGTCCTGCTCGGTCGCGCGGGTGGGCAGATGAACCGGTTCGAGCGACGACAGGGCCAGGAAGGCTTCGCCGAACAGGAAGTCGTCGGGGCTGCCCGGTGTCCGCAGACCGGAGGTGTCGAGGAGAACCGTGCCCTCGAAGGAATACACGACGACGTAGTTGACGTCACGCCGCAGAGCCAGGTCCGTCAGGTGCGCCCGGAGACCGGCCGGCCGCAGGGGATCAAGGTCCTCTCCCTCGAGAGTCCACTGCGTCAGACTCTCGGGCGCCGCCGTGGCCGCGACCTCCTCGGCGATCAGCAGGAGGCGCTCGCCCATCTCGCGGTCGAGTGCTTCGCGACTGCGCTCGTAGATGGTCCAGAGCCCCGCGCCCGAAGCGATCGCCACGAGCACACCCAGGGTCAGGGCGCCCAGGACCTGCGCCCGCCGCCCGGGCACACCCGGATCAGCCGAGCGCCTGGGTCTGATCCGCGGCATGATAGGAGCTGCGTACGAAGGGACCCGACTCGACCCACGCGATGCCGGCGCGACGACCACGCTCGGCGATGCGATCGAAGTCCTCGGGATCGTAGAACCGCTCCACGCGGTGGTGTCTCGCCGAAGGCTGCAGGTACTGCCCCACGGTGAGGATGTCCGCACCCGCGCCGGCCACGTCGTCGAACAGGCGGTCGAGTTCGTCTTCGGTCTCTCCCAGACCGACCATGATTCCTGTCTTCACCAGTGGCCGCGGGCGATGCATGTGCGCCCGACGAAGCACCTCCAGGGAACCGCGGTAGCTCGAGCGGGGGCGCACGCCGGCGTACAGGCCCTCGACCGTCTCGAGGTTGTGCGCGAAGACGTCGGCGCCGACGGCCAGCACCGCTTCGAGCGCGCCGACCTTGTCGCGGAAGTCGGGCGCGAGCAGTTCGATCTTCGTGTCGGGACACTGGTCCCGCAGACGCTCCACGAGGTCGACGAACACCGCGGCCCCACCGTCGTCCAGGTCGTCGCGATCGACGGAGGTGATCACCACGTGGTCCAGCCCGATCTCCTGCACCGCGTCGACCAGGCGGCGCGGCTCGTCACGATCGACCTCGCCCGTCCACCCGTAACCCACGTCACAGAAGGTGCAACGCCGGGTGCACTGGTGGCCCAGGATCAGGAAGGTGGCGGTCCGTGCGTTCCAGCACTCGCCGATGTTGGGACACCTGGCCTCTTCGCAGATCGTGTTCAGCCCCTGCTCGCGGAACAGACGCTTGAGTTCGAAGTAGTCCTTGCCCGTTCGCGAGCGCATGGTCAGCCACGAGGGCTTGCCCCGCCGCGGATCGCCCATGCGGTGCTTGCGCCGAAGGGGGCGCGGGGCGGGATCGGACTCGGCAGTGGATCGACGCACGGTGGCCTCGTTCGGGGGCGGAATCGGCGGCCCGGGGCCACGATCACATCTGAACCCTGGCAATCCGGCCGACGATCGTGGATGGTGCGCACGGTAGTCCAGGCCCTGGACATTGACAAGACGGCCCCTGCGGCCGCAGCGCCGAGCCACCATGGATTCCTTCGCGACCGAATGGGGTCAGATCGTCGTCCTGGCCGTCGTGGGCTTCGTGGCCGGCTTCATGAACGTGTTCGCCGGCGGGGGCTCGCTGCTGACGCTGCCGATCATGCTGTGGCTCGGAATGCCCGCGCCGGTGGCCAATGCCACCAACCGCATCGGTCTGATCACCCAGAACATCGCCGCCACCACCGCCTTCCATCAGGGACACGTGCTGCCCCTGGGGACGGTGCTGAGATTGTCGCTCGTGGTGATCCCGGGATCGCTCCTGGGCGCCTGGCTGGCGATCGACATCGACGAGACCCTCTTCCGTCGGATCCTCGTCGGTGTCATGCTGGTTTCGCTGTGGGCGATCCTGCGCAGGAAGCCCGCGCGCGAGGTCTGGAAGCCGCGGACCGACGGGGTCACCTGGCAACTCGTACTCAGCTTCCTCGGCATGGGATTGTACGCGGGCTTCATCCAGGCGGGCCTGGGCTTCGTGATCATCGCGGTGCTCACCTCGGTCGGCCACTTCGACCTGATCCGGACGAACGCGATCAAGGTCGCGACCGTGCTGATCGCCCAACTGGTGGCCTTGACGGTCTTCGGACTGACCGGGACCGTGGACTGGGCCGCCGGGGCGGCGCTCGCCCTGGGCAGCACCACGGGTGCCTGGTCGGCTGCCCACGTCCAGCTCGCACAGGGGGCGCTGTGGGTGCGCCGGGTGGTGGTCGCCCTGCTGGTACTGTTCACCCTGCGCCTGGTGTACGAAGGATTCGTGGCGGGAGTGTGATGGCTTCGAAGCGTTCGACCGGTGTGGTTCTCTGGATCCTCGCCCTCTTGATCATGCTGGCCGCGGCCACCTACCAACGCCGTACGGGACCGACCTACCCCCTGGACGTGACGGTCGACGTC
This region of Candidatus Krumholzibacteriia bacterium genomic DNA includes:
- the proS gene encoding proline--tRNA ligase is translated as MADWLTKQSADYPRWYQEVVQRGDLADYAPVKGCMIIKPYGYALWENMQGELDRMFKETGHVNAYFPLLIPQNFINKEAEHVEGFAPELAVVTHAGGKELEEPYVIRPTSETIIWDSLRKWISSYRDLPILLNQWANVMRWELRTRLFLRTTEFLWQEGHTAHATAEEAQEETLRMLEVYRTFAEDFMAMPVLTGLKTDREKFAGAVRTYCIEALMGDKKALQAGTSHNLGQNFAKAFDVTFNNAEGEREFVWATSWGVSTRLIGALVMAHGDDAGLVLPPRIAPVQAVVVPIYKGDEERSTVVEAAVAIEQRLKDVGVRTKLDDRDQMRPGFKFAEWELKGVPLRVEVGPKDVAKGEVRLANRATGTKEQKKVEVLVAEAKGLLETVQRDVYQRALDFRNANTHRVDTYDEFEECLDSEGGFILAHWDGTGETEERIQQETKATIRCIPLQPLDPADAEPGRCMVTGEPSEQRVVFARAY
- a CDS encoding 4a-hydroxytetrahydrobiopterin dehydratase, whose protein sequence is MPRPSKLDDAAIAKALETVPEWSRDGDTIRRSFRFDDFTAAFGFMSRVALHAEKRDHHPDWSNVYNGVEIALSTHDAGGLTELDFDLARAIDGCV
- a CDS encoding M6 family metalloprotease domain-containing protein, with protein sequence MRRPVIATTFAVLLTILTQSSGSMAQLCAPRPGVELPPAARELMERDPRAFSFGHAWIGVAERAAAARAALADGALARGAQTAVSGNYSVPVFTVSFADTDTVPWNPADLEQRLFDAQGASLTDFYHEISGGRASVGGQVIGWTQLNEDESYYAGASNGLSPADAKIGELIAETITAHDATVDFGQFDNDGPDGIPNSGDDDGRVDFVAFVHPAFGGECGGDNPHIWSHRWRYPAWAQVPLQTNDLSPSGEPIVIDDYVMQPGLDCNGVDMIQIGVFCHEFGHAFGLPDLYDTNGGGANGVGHWCLMASGNWNRPESPAHMSAWTKAELGWVDVIDIGPEPVVTDVAPVFDSDTVYRLPFDHDRWRVRTDCAIAGDASMALGATLDESTARGWVEPKGYGNRWVETVARDFHYDGNGPVTLSYDYAVDTEGGFDFVFAIVEVDGVEAQLDVYDWTSSGTATHDLTALLGSGPVDYRVKFRFRSDTAFSNEDGAYASSCAAFAFDEVSVVGGGESYAADFEEHREGWYCPRNETDNPVDEYWLVENRRRRGFDVNLKAEGLLIYHVDDAVMKSRYGNSGGTDDAAARGIVVEEADGAYNLLALGSANRGDEGDPWPGLLSSFDGSTTPGTGSNDGMPTAISILSMNDVGDTVQVAWRAGNPAPVFAGVQPATAQADGSTITVALEGADRIAHGATVRMIRSGDPAIEATEVEWLDTDRVLATFTAEPADRGTWDVVVENPDGQNALVAAGFTWNAVATDVPADLRGPTTFALERNVPNPFNPRTLIRFAVPRTAPVQLRVYDARGRAVVTLVDEPMPAGHHEVVWDGRDTSGRTVASGVYFARMRSEDFASTQKMLMAQ
- a CDS encoding sigma-54 dependent transcriptional regulator — its product is MARILVVDDEQRMCDVVARSLGRRGHDVRTAANGRQALAELDEAPADIVFTDHRMDPIDGMELLQRIKAGRPQTAVVMMTAYGEVETAVAAMKAGAAHYLNKPVDLDELNLLADRLVQQSEMKTAQARQRELHTRTAEKWDMVGESPAMHQVKELILRVAPTDATVLIRGESGTGKELCAKAIHRHSQRAGGPFVPVNCAAIPDSLLESELFGYTKGAFTGADQDKKGFFELAHGGTIFLDELGEANAGVQSKLLRALEERKFIPVGGRSEIEVDVRIVAATNKDLERLIDDGDFREDLYYRFNVFPVDLPALRDRLEDIEIVAARLMTDLGRRDERLSPEVLRALRAHSWPGNVRELRNTLERAHILAGDTALRPEHVVLPRSRGSGAKVGDEPVDLNLEEHERRLIRLALRRAAGNKTQAAEMLGLTRRALYSRMERLRIPIDDPGT
- a CDS encoding ATP-binding protein, with product MPRIRPRRSADPGVPGRRAQVLGALTLGVLVAIASGAGLWTIYERSREALDREMGERLLLIAEEVAATAAPESLTQWTLEGEDLDPLRPAGLRAHLTDLALRRDVNYVVVYSFEGTVLLDTSGLRTPGSPDDFLFGEAFLALSSLEPVHLPTRATEQDEYLKAAFWPILDSGGSEAELLGHVAVHAAPDFFDTLRTLRGTLVFVGVALVVLLTTAVAVYLFYAQRLARAHAALARSEQLGAMGRMAAGIAHEIRNPLGIIKNTAQLLREELDDAGVDSDLVRYIPEEVDRLNETLTGYLEFARDAPLRPETVDLVRLVRRTLKLVERDLQSAGVAVRSNLDSVDRLALWADPRRLQQVVLNLVLNAVQAMPEGGTLDLRLDSVDGRVALHVRDTGTGMDPARAQDIFEPFVTSKEKGSGLGLHVVQRIVEDHGGRIELETEPGRGSTFTVDLPVPDDVRSVDVAQED